A part of Onthophagus taurus isolate NC chromosome 7, IU_Otau_3.0, whole genome shotgun sequence genomic DNA contains:
- the LOC111422890 gene encoding transcriptional regulator ATRX homolog isoform X1, which produces MENVENIKSKCFSIYSYLKFMGEYASDQITDSLACEPNKINILYSTTTKLIETLQQKLTMYASDMAKLSTVTLPTTSSDTLSNSTSSPSTIITDMLDIKKDFNCLSLKRKRSIEEYTDDDFLESSQFQVEHTKHEQSKDDIQMIDNDTKEPNASNITDSDETYCSEIENRDEDNEADLIKTLNRLGENDEDEENTSNSNLNINDVNLTLSDSFSDLEDSLSTNSSPSTIDSEAENYKYTDEDYCEINGVKPCYVLLTDIGSRKRKVTISEEEKAKREINRLTNMTTLENPPTIIRNDTPAKKRRRLESMVESDEDSEASTVPIVEEDYEAMIDLEQALGLEDSCNNVSDGIFLQHQLLFGLGESDGEEEDERNESLDSQSDKNKHKTKRIYKRRVTRLLSSSSDDSDSTKQDWQRDPLLTARLSPVVDDSGEEGCDEDNLLKVLSKEIVDNKTSLTKTELDSTSPTEFVLLDSTNESDCEFIGNSEMRDKGRKNIRAIKTNKELAEITQKAQQSEMEHIERVSQLSKRLEYSKSQSNDLTNMDLILDVDKDFKPLIVIDRQLSTKLKDHQKHGVYFMWANCFESVESIESSNGTGCILAHCMGLGKSFQAITLIHTLFKYKELTRTNHVLIVCPLSTAQNWKNEFKKMLQDVESVNVNVRLMGKNLSKVKKEQVVAAWHGEGGVLILGYESFVSLVKDFVGTTFDTSNIRYRALLNPGPDLIICDEGHSIRNKTNNRSLCLHQVKTKRRIILTGTPFQNNLEEMYYMVNFVKPNFLGTKEEFMNRFGNPIINGGYFDSTEADIKLMQKRSHVLHTYLKRTVQRYEATELIKYIPDKYDFTLLISLHPTQVELYNKYLSLVKSLTGINNNRFLLDYTMLRHIWSHPKLLKEREAIRNKEINRGTDDDVIITNNVHRVPNNWYHSAYPDDIDLLDYGPKLAIVMSIIEECESIGDKIVIFASSLLNLNCVEHFLKTKGTTRCKSWVPNVDYVRMDGSVPLEVRNESCNRFATDKNVRVFLLSQKVGGMGLNFVAANRLILMDVHFNPAMDNQSVYRIVRFGQTRKCYIYRLVSKCTMEETVYERSVTKASISARVVDVKQIKRYFKRHDLEIMYRASQIPTDRPNMNEPQDAVLSKVLQKHKEIFQYHDYHSLLANQPHEQLNESEQQAAWEEFKIEQENANLIQIQQNTAAANLQQNYINPTLPEQITPPNEILGQFQCAVNLNVDPEITLINEVTSSAQTTNISSFMEHTKNSSDNKEECVLMVNDQVMNQLEDVNVTNRAEIVNRTEDALTIVPISTTDYKVIYNNKSSETVSLPQTPSGSRMDNNKKVSVESPAGQTFHSIASITKRRKSVPIQINKNIVDSHIVVKDVVNSSMKSSFHIREKLTDMGRNNTRKSISLGLGEGDKKEKSEDVIEID; this is translated from the exons atggaaaatgttgaaaacataaaatcgAAATGCTTTTcgatttattcttatttgaaatttatgggGGAATACGCCTCAGATCAAATTACAGATAGTTTAGCCTGTGAACCAAACAAGATAAATATCCTATATAGTACCACTACCAAGTTGATTGaaactttacaacaaaaattaacaatgtATGCTAGTGATATGGCTAAACTGTCTACAGTAACGTTACCTACAACTTCTTCGGATACTTTAAGCAATTCAACCTCTTCCCCTAGTACTATTATTACCGATATGCTGGACATCAAAAAAG attttaattgcTTGAGCTTAAAGAGAAAAAGGAGCATAGAAGAATATACAGATGATGATTTCCTTGAAAGTTCTCAATTTCAAGTTGAACATACAAAACATGAACAAT CTAAAGATGATATTCAAATGATCGATAATGATACCAAGGAACCTAATGCATCAAATATCACAGATAGTGATGAGACATATTGTTCTGAGATTGAAAATAGAGACGAAGACAATGAAgcagatttaataaaaaccttGAACAGACTTGgtgaaaatgatgaagacGAAGAAAATACATCAAA tagcaacctaaatataaatgatgtCAATTTAACATTGTCTGATTCATTTTCTGACCTTGAAGACTCGTTAAGTACTAATTCTTCTCCCTCAACAATTGATAGTGAGgctgaaaattataaatatacagATGAGGATTATTGTGAAATTAATGGGGTTAAACCATGTTATGTATTATTAACTGACATTGGCTCTAGGAAACGTAAAGTCACAATtagtgaagaagaaaaagCAAAGCGTGAAATTAATCG CCTGACAAATATGACAACATTAGAAAATCCACCAACTATTATCAGGAATGATACACCAGCTAAAAAACGAAGACGTTTGGAATCGATGGTGGAATCGGATGAAGATTCCGAAGCTAGCACTGTCCCAATTGTGGAAGAAGATTATGAAGCAATGATAGATTTAGAGCAGGCACTGGGTTTGGAAGATTCGTGCAATAATGTATCTGATGGTATATTCCTGCAACATCAACTCCTATTTGGCTTGGGTGAATCCGatggagaagaagaagatgaaagaAATGAATCCTTAGATTCACAAAGTGACAAGaataaacataaaacaaaaCGAATATATAAA CGACGAGTTACAAGACTTCTATCAAGTTCAAGTGATGACTCAGATAGTACAAAACAGGATTGGCAAAGAGATCCATTGTTAACTGCTAGATTATCACCAGTAGTAGATGATTCGGGGGAAGAGGGGTGTGATGAGGATAATTTACTTAAAGTTCTTTCCAAAGAAATAGTAGATAATAAGACTTCACTCACAAAAACAGAACTGGATAG TACATCACCAACTGAATTTGTGTTATTAGATTCAACTAATGAATCTGACTGTGAATT tataGGAAATAGCGAAATGCGCGACAAAGGACGTAAAAACATTCGAGCT attaaaacaaataaagagTTAGCTGAAATTACTCAGAAAGCGCAACAGAGCGAAATGGAACATATCGAACGGGTGAGCCAACTAAGCAAAAGGCTAGAATACTCTAAGTCACAAAGTAATGATTTAACAAACATGGATCTTATCTTAGATGTTGACAAGGACTTTAAGCCATTGATTGTTATTGATAGACAACTATCAACTAAATTAAAGGATCATCAAAAGCATGGTGTATACTTTATGTGGGCCAATTGCTTTGAGAGTGTTGAGAGTATTGAATCATCAAATGGAACAGGTTGTATTCTAGCTCATTGTATGGGCCTTGGAAAATCATTTCAA gCAATTACCTTGATACACACTCTTTTCAAATACAAAGAATTAACAAGAACCAACCATGTTTTAATAGTGTGTCCTTTATCAACGGctcaaaattggaaaaatgaatttaaaaaaatgttacaagaTGTTGAATCTGTCAATGTTAATGTTCGATTAATGGG caaaaacttatcaaaagttaaaaaagagcAGGTTGTCGCTGCTTGGCACGGTGAGGGTGGAGTTTTAATATTGGGATATGAAAGCTTTGTATCGTTGGTTAAAGACTTTGTAGGGACAACTTTTGACACATCCAATATAAGATATAGAGCCTTATTGAACCCag GTCccgatttaattatttgtgatGAAGGACATTCAATAAGGAACAAAACAAATAACAGATCGTTATGTTTACATCAGGTTAAAACAAAGCGAAGAATTATATTGACTGGAACACCTTTCCAAAATAATTTGGAAGAGA tGTATTACATGGTTAACTTTGTTAAACCGAATTTCTTAGGAACAAAAGAAGAATTTATGAACAGATTTGGTAATCCTATAATTAACGGTGGTTATTTTGATTCAACAGAAGCTGACATTAAACTTATGCAAAAACGTAGTCACGTTTTGCACACATACTTAAAAAGAACCGTTCAG CGATACGAAGCAACCGAATTAATAAAGTACATACCAGATAAATATGATTTTACTCTACTAATTTCTTTGCATCCAACTCAGGTTGaattgtataataaatatttatctttGGTAAAAAGCTTAACTGGAATCAACAATAACCGGTTTCTACTTGATTATACGATGTTAAGACATATTTGGTCGCACCCAAAGTTACTAAAAGAACGAGAA gcgataagaaataaagaaattaatagaGGAACCGACGATGATGTGATTATAACCAATAACGTGCATCGCGTCCCAAACAATTGGTACCATTCCGCATATCCAGATGATATCGACCTTTTGGATTATGGTCCAAAACTAGCCATTGTGATGAGTATAATAGAAGAGTGCGAAtctattggagataaaat TGTGATATTTGCGTCGTCtctattgaatttaaattgtgtggaacattttttgaaaacaaaaggAACGACCCGTTGCAAATCTTGGGTGCCAAATGTCGATTATGTTCGTATGGATGGGAGCGTACCTTTGGAAGTAAGGAATGAATCCTGCAACAGATTCGCCACTGATAAAAACGTTAG agTGTTTTTGTTATCACAAAAAGTTGGCGGTATGGGTTTGAATTTTGTCGCCGCTAATAGGCTTATTTTAATGGATGTTCATTTTAATCCAGCCATGGATAATCAAAGTGTTTACAGAATTGTTAGATTCGGACAAACCAGGAAATGTTATATCTATAGACTTGTTTCaaag tgTACAATGGAAGAAACCGTTTATGAACGTTCAGTAACAAAAGCATCGATTTCCGCTCGCGTGGTAGACGTCAAACAAATTAAACGCTATTTTAAACGACATGATCTCGAGATAATGTACAG GGCTAGTCAAATTCCTACTGATCGACCAAACATGAACGAACCACAAGACGCTGTATTATCTAAAGTGCTACAAAAGCATAAAGAGATTTTCCAATACCACGATTATCATTCATTATTGGCAAATCAACCGCATGAACAGCTGAATGAATCAGAACAACAAGCTGCTTgggaagaatttaaaatcgaaCAAGAAAATG caaatttaatacaaattcaacaaaatacaGCAGCAgcaaatttacaacaaaattacatCAACCCCACACTACCAGAACAGATCACACCGCCCAATGAAATTTTAGGTCAATTTCAATGTGCagttaatttaaa tgTCGATCCAGAAATAACGCTTATAAATGAAGTTACTTCATCAGCACAAACCACAAATATATCTTCCTTTATGGAACACACTAAAAACAGTTCTGATAACAAGGAAGAATGTGTTCTTATGGTTAATGACCAAGTAATGAATCAACTGGAAGACGTAAAT GTGACGAATCGTGCTGAAATTGTCAATCGAACGGAAGATGCTTTAACGATTGTCCCAATCTCTACAACTGATTACAAagtaatatataataataaatcctCCGAAACGGTTTCACTCCCGCAAACTCCTTCAGGGTCGAGAATGGATAATAATAAG AAAGTAAGCGTTGAATCACCAGCAGGACAAACATTTCACTCAATCGCTTCAATTACGAAACGAAGAAAGAGTGTTCCTATacagattaataaaaatatagttgaTTCGCatattgttgtaaaagatgTTGTAAATTCGTCTATGAAATCTTCCTTTCATATAAGGGAAAAACTTACAGATATGGGTAGAAATAATACGCGGAAATCCATTTCATTGGGTTTAGGCGAAGGAGACAAAAAAg AAAAAAGTGAAGatgttattgaaattgattaa
- the LOC111422890 gene encoding transcriptional regulator ATRX homolog isoform X2, which produces MENVENIKSKCFSIYSYLKFMGEYASDQITDSLACEPNKINILYSTTTKLIETLQQKLTMYASDMAKLSTVTLPTTSSDTLSNSTSSPSTIITDMLDIKKDFNCLSLKRKRSIEEYTDDDFLESSQFQVEHTKHEQSKDDIQMIDNDTKEPNASNITDSDETYCSEIENRDEDNEADLIKTLNRLGENDEDEENTSNNLNINDVNLTLSDSFSDLEDSLSTNSSPSTIDSEAENYKYTDEDYCEINGVKPCYVLLTDIGSRKRKVTISEEEKAKREINRLTNMTTLENPPTIIRNDTPAKKRRRLESMVESDEDSEASTVPIVEEDYEAMIDLEQALGLEDSCNNVSDGIFLQHQLLFGLGESDGEEEDERNESLDSQSDKNKHKTKRIYKRRVTRLLSSSSDDSDSTKQDWQRDPLLTARLSPVVDDSGEEGCDEDNLLKVLSKEIVDNKTSLTKTELDSTSPTEFVLLDSTNESDCEFIGNSEMRDKGRKNIRAIKTNKELAEITQKAQQSEMEHIERVSQLSKRLEYSKSQSNDLTNMDLILDVDKDFKPLIVIDRQLSTKLKDHQKHGVYFMWANCFESVESIESSNGTGCILAHCMGLGKSFQAITLIHTLFKYKELTRTNHVLIVCPLSTAQNWKNEFKKMLQDVESVNVNVRLMGKNLSKVKKEQVVAAWHGEGGVLILGYESFVSLVKDFVGTTFDTSNIRYRALLNPGPDLIICDEGHSIRNKTNNRSLCLHQVKTKRRIILTGTPFQNNLEEMYYMVNFVKPNFLGTKEEFMNRFGNPIINGGYFDSTEADIKLMQKRSHVLHTYLKRTVQRYEATELIKYIPDKYDFTLLISLHPTQVELYNKYLSLVKSLTGINNNRFLLDYTMLRHIWSHPKLLKEREAIRNKEINRGTDDDVIITNNVHRVPNNWYHSAYPDDIDLLDYGPKLAIVMSIIEECESIGDKIVIFASSLLNLNCVEHFLKTKGTTRCKSWVPNVDYVRMDGSVPLEVRNESCNRFATDKNVRVFLLSQKVGGMGLNFVAANRLILMDVHFNPAMDNQSVYRIVRFGQTRKCYIYRLVSKCTMEETVYERSVTKASISARVVDVKQIKRYFKRHDLEIMYRASQIPTDRPNMNEPQDAVLSKVLQKHKEIFQYHDYHSLLANQPHEQLNESEQQAAWEEFKIEQENANLIQIQQNTAAANLQQNYINPTLPEQITPPNEILGQFQCAVNLNVDPEITLINEVTSSAQTTNISSFMEHTKNSSDNKEECVLMVNDQVMNQLEDVNVTNRAEIVNRTEDALTIVPISTTDYKVIYNNKSSETVSLPQTPSGSRMDNNKKVSVESPAGQTFHSIASITKRRKSVPIQINKNIVDSHIVVKDVVNSSMKSSFHIREKLTDMGRNNTRKSISLGLGEGDKKEKSEDVIEID; this is translated from the exons atggaaaatgttgaaaacataaaatcgAAATGCTTTTcgatttattcttatttgaaatttatgggGGAATACGCCTCAGATCAAATTACAGATAGTTTAGCCTGTGAACCAAACAAGATAAATATCCTATATAGTACCACTACCAAGTTGATTGaaactttacaacaaaaattaacaatgtATGCTAGTGATATGGCTAAACTGTCTACAGTAACGTTACCTACAACTTCTTCGGATACTTTAAGCAATTCAACCTCTTCCCCTAGTACTATTATTACCGATATGCTGGACATCAAAAAAG attttaattgcTTGAGCTTAAAGAGAAAAAGGAGCATAGAAGAATATACAGATGATGATTTCCTTGAAAGTTCTCAATTTCAAGTTGAACATACAAAACATGAACAAT CTAAAGATGATATTCAAATGATCGATAATGATACCAAGGAACCTAATGCATCAAATATCACAGATAGTGATGAGACATATTGTTCTGAGATTGAAAATAGAGACGAAGACAATGAAgcagatttaataaaaaccttGAACAGACTTGgtgaaaatgatgaagacGAAGAAAATACATCAAA caacctaaatataaatgatgtCAATTTAACATTGTCTGATTCATTTTCTGACCTTGAAGACTCGTTAAGTACTAATTCTTCTCCCTCAACAATTGATAGTGAGgctgaaaattataaatatacagATGAGGATTATTGTGAAATTAATGGGGTTAAACCATGTTATGTATTATTAACTGACATTGGCTCTAGGAAACGTAAAGTCACAATtagtgaagaagaaaaagCAAAGCGTGAAATTAATCG CCTGACAAATATGACAACATTAGAAAATCCACCAACTATTATCAGGAATGATACACCAGCTAAAAAACGAAGACGTTTGGAATCGATGGTGGAATCGGATGAAGATTCCGAAGCTAGCACTGTCCCAATTGTGGAAGAAGATTATGAAGCAATGATAGATTTAGAGCAGGCACTGGGTTTGGAAGATTCGTGCAATAATGTATCTGATGGTATATTCCTGCAACATCAACTCCTATTTGGCTTGGGTGAATCCGatggagaagaagaagatgaaagaAATGAATCCTTAGATTCACAAAGTGACAAGaataaacataaaacaaaaCGAATATATAAA CGACGAGTTACAAGACTTCTATCAAGTTCAAGTGATGACTCAGATAGTACAAAACAGGATTGGCAAAGAGATCCATTGTTAACTGCTAGATTATCACCAGTAGTAGATGATTCGGGGGAAGAGGGGTGTGATGAGGATAATTTACTTAAAGTTCTTTCCAAAGAAATAGTAGATAATAAGACTTCACTCACAAAAACAGAACTGGATAG TACATCACCAACTGAATTTGTGTTATTAGATTCAACTAATGAATCTGACTGTGAATT tataGGAAATAGCGAAATGCGCGACAAAGGACGTAAAAACATTCGAGCT attaaaacaaataaagagTTAGCTGAAATTACTCAGAAAGCGCAACAGAGCGAAATGGAACATATCGAACGGGTGAGCCAACTAAGCAAAAGGCTAGAATACTCTAAGTCACAAAGTAATGATTTAACAAACATGGATCTTATCTTAGATGTTGACAAGGACTTTAAGCCATTGATTGTTATTGATAGACAACTATCAACTAAATTAAAGGATCATCAAAAGCATGGTGTATACTTTATGTGGGCCAATTGCTTTGAGAGTGTTGAGAGTATTGAATCATCAAATGGAACAGGTTGTATTCTAGCTCATTGTATGGGCCTTGGAAAATCATTTCAA gCAATTACCTTGATACACACTCTTTTCAAATACAAAGAATTAACAAGAACCAACCATGTTTTAATAGTGTGTCCTTTATCAACGGctcaaaattggaaaaatgaatttaaaaaaatgttacaagaTGTTGAATCTGTCAATGTTAATGTTCGATTAATGGG caaaaacttatcaaaagttaaaaaagagcAGGTTGTCGCTGCTTGGCACGGTGAGGGTGGAGTTTTAATATTGGGATATGAAAGCTTTGTATCGTTGGTTAAAGACTTTGTAGGGACAACTTTTGACACATCCAATATAAGATATAGAGCCTTATTGAACCCag GTCccgatttaattatttgtgatGAAGGACATTCAATAAGGAACAAAACAAATAACAGATCGTTATGTTTACATCAGGTTAAAACAAAGCGAAGAATTATATTGACTGGAACACCTTTCCAAAATAATTTGGAAGAGA tGTATTACATGGTTAACTTTGTTAAACCGAATTTCTTAGGAACAAAAGAAGAATTTATGAACAGATTTGGTAATCCTATAATTAACGGTGGTTATTTTGATTCAACAGAAGCTGACATTAAACTTATGCAAAAACGTAGTCACGTTTTGCACACATACTTAAAAAGAACCGTTCAG CGATACGAAGCAACCGAATTAATAAAGTACATACCAGATAAATATGATTTTACTCTACTAATTTCTTTGCATCCAACTCAGGTTGaattgtataataaatatttatctttGGTAAAAAGCTTAACTGGAATCAACAATAACCGGTTTCTACTTGATTATACGATGTTAAGACATATTTGGTCGCACCCAAAGTTACTAAAAGAACGAGAA gcgataagaaataaagaaattaatagaGGAACCGACGATGATGTGATTATAACCAATAACGTGCATCGCGTCCCAAACAATTGGTACCATTCCGCATATCCAGATGATATCGACCTTTTGGATTATGGTCCAAAACTAGCCATTGTGATGAGTATAATAGAAGAGTGCGAAtctattggagataaaat TGTGATATTTGCGTCGTCtctattgaatttaaattgtgtggaacattttttgaaaacaaaaggAACGACCCGTTGCAAATCTTGGGTGCCAAATGTCGATTATGTTCGTATGGATGGGAGCGTACCTTTGGAAGTAAGGAATGAATCCTGCAACAGATTCGCCACTGATAAAAACGTTAG agTGTTTTTGTTATCACAAAAAGTTGGCGGTATGGGTTTGAATTTTGTCGCCGCTAATAGGCTTATTTTAATGGATGTTCATTTTAATCCAGCCATGGATAATCAAAGTGTTTACAGAATTGTTAGATTCGGACAAACCAGGAAATGTTATATCTATAGACTTGTTTCaaag tgTACAATGGAAGAAACCGTTTATGAACGTTCAGTAACAAAAGCATCGATTTCCGCTCGCGTGGTAGACGTCAAACAAATTAAACGCTATTTTAAACGACATGATCTCGAGATAATGTACAG GGCTAGTCAAATTCCTACTGATCGACCAAACATGAACGAACCACAAGACGCTGTATTATCTAAAGTGCTACAAAAGCATAAAGAGATTTTCCAATACCACGATTATCATTCATTATTGGCAAATCAACCGCATGAACAGCTGAATGAATCAGAACAACAAGCTGCTTgggaagaatttaaaatcgaaCAAGAAAATG caaatttaatacaaattcaacaaaatacaGCAGCAgcaaatttacaacaaaattacatCAACCCCACACTACCAGAACAGATCACACCGCCCAATGAAATTTTAGGTCAATTTCAATGTGCagttaatttaaa tgTCGATCCAGAAATAACGCTTATAAATGAAGTTACTTCATCAGCACAAACCACAAATATATCTTCCTTTATGGAACACACTAAAAACAGTTCTGATAACAAGGAAGAATGTGTTCTTATGGTTAATGACCAAGTAATGAATCAACTGGAAGACGTAAAT GTGACGAATCGTGCTGAAATTGTCAATCGAACGGAAGATGCTTTAACGATTGTCCCAATCTCTACAACTGATTACAAagtaatatataataataaatcctCCGAAACGGTTTCACTCCCGCAAACTCCTTCAGGGTCGAGAATGGATAATAATAAG AAAGTAAGCGTTGAATCACCAGCAGGACAAACATTTCACTCAATCGCTTCAATTACGAAACGAAGAAAGAGTGTTCCTATacagattaataaaaatatagttgaTTCGCatattgttgtaaaagatgTTGTAAATTCGTCTATGAAATCTTCCTTTCATATAAGGGAAAAACTTACAGATATGGGTAGAAATAATACGCGGAAATCCATTTCATTGGGTTTAGGCGAAGGAGACAAAAAAg AAAAAAGTGAAGatgttattgaaattgattaa
- the LOC111422892 gene encoding uncharacterized oxidoreductase YjmC yields MIATKLRYLKLGLSNGSSVFYNGVGTQTRDMAANTESPLVPVKEANRFVKECLEACGTPESHAKAMADLLIEADYRGHYSHGMNRLEMYVNDVCSGSCDAKAIPKILNETSATAWVDGQNGLGAVVGNYCMSLAIKKAEEAGIGWVTCKGSNHYGIAGMYALKAINNGLLGMSFTNTSPFMAPTRSKKAALGTNPLALGAPGAEGDSFLLDMATTAVAVGKIEIQRRKNQPIPEGWAQDTEGHSTTDAELAYKSGCLMPLGGSEIHSGYKGFGLGMLVEIFCGILAGANYGPNIRKWGTFAKEANLGQTFVAINPNCFAPGFEDRLSELMSGIRQMEPVDPCKPVLIPGDPEKLHMKSVDEAGGLKYLPNQWKTCEQLSERLKVKRLEPIK; encoded by the exons ATGATAGCAACAAAATTACGTTATCTGAAATTGGGGCTTAGTAACGGTTCATCCGTATTTTATAACGGTGTTGGAACACAAACTAGAGATATGGCTGCGAATACAG AATCACCCTTAGTACCAGTAAAGGAAGCAAATCGATTTGTCAAAGAATGTCTTGAAGCTTGTGGTACTCCGGAATCTCACGCGAAAGCTATGGCCGATTTACTCATCGAAGCAGATTACAGAGGACATTATAGTCATGGAATGAATAGATTAG AAATGTACGTAAACGATGTGTGTTCTGGAAGTTGCGACGCTAAAGCAATCCcgaaaattttgaacgaaACATCAGCCACGGCCTGGGTGGACGGTCAAAACGGATTAGGAGCTGTTGTGGGAAATTATTGCATGTCTTTGGCCATAAAAAAAGCCGAAGAAGCAGGAATTGGTTGGGTTACTTGTAAAGGATCAAATCATTATGGTATTGCTGGAATGTATGCTTTGAAAGCTATTAATAATGGTTTGCTAGGGATGAGTTTTACCAATACTTCACCTTTCATGGCACCAACAAGAAGTAAAAAG gCTGCACTTGGTACGAATCCTCTTGCATTGGGAGCACCCGGTGCTGAAGGCGACAGTTTTCTCTTAGATATGGCAACAACTGCTGTAGCTGTGGGAAAg ATAGAAAtccaaagaagaaaaaatcaaCCAATTCCTGAAGGATGGGCACAAGACACAGAAGGACACTCAACCACCGATGCTGAATTAGCGTACAAATCAGGTTGTTTAATGCCGTTAGGAGGGAGCGAAATACATTCCGGATACAAAGGATTCGGATTAGGAATGcttgttgaaattttttgtGGTATTTTAGCCGGTGCTAATTATGGGCCGAATATTCGAAAATGGGGCACATTCGCAAAGGAAGCCAACCTAGGTCAAACATTTGTTGCAATCAATCCAAATTGTTTTGCTCCAGGATTTGAAGATCGTTTAAGCGAATTAATGAGTGGTATCCGACAAATGGAGCCG GTGGATCCATGTAAACCTGTTCTAATTCCCGGTGATCCGGAAAAATTACATATGAAAAGTGTTGATGAAGCAGGTGGATTAAAGTATTTACCAAATCAATGGAAAACGTGTGAACAATTATCGGAAAGGTTGAAGGTAAAGCGTTTGGAAcctataaaatga